The genomic interval AATTAACCCTCTCTGAGTTAAGGTTTTTGGGCTTTATATAATTGAATTTCTGCATTGAATTATCTCATTTCCTTTCAAATAAATATCCAACAGTTTCGTATATGATTTAGCAATCACTTTAGCATAACAATTTTCAATTGGACAACAACCATTGTCCAATTGAAAATTAATGTGTTAATAGTATAGTTATTTCCAATATTGATTTGCTCTAAACGTTGATATAACAATAAAAAAGGCAGACCTAATCGCTATGCGAATTGGTCTGCCAATTGATACTCTAACTATAATGTTTCTCTCCCTTATCGGAACCCGTTAATCAAAGGATAACTGTTTCTTTTTAATGCGCTGTTAATACTATTTTTTACCTCTTAATGATGTCTTGCATGATCAATCATTTGTTTTAATACGCTCATTACATGTTCGTCATCACAAGAATAAATCATTGTTGTTCCTTCTCGCTTATACTTGACTAAACGCAAATTTTTTAAAAATCGAAGTTGATGAGAAACAGTCGATTGAAGCATGTTCAGACTTTCGGCAATTTCATTCACGGAATGCTGTTTTCTGGACAATAAATGAAGGATTTTTATCCTTGTTGGGTCAGAAAGTGCTTTAAACGTTTGAGAAACAATAAATAGTGTCTCTTCATCCAATTCATGCTTGTTTGTATCAAGTGGATCCATTGATTCCTTTTTATCATTCAATTCGCTCATCTATATTCTTACCCCTTTATTATTACAAGCCTTTCCAACTATTATAGCATACAAATTATCGCTTTCTGTAGCAACTCGATTCCCCTTAAAATCTCCATTATTCTCACTTAAAGAAATAATGGCGCCCATTTTCATAAAATGAACGCCACCAACACGGGTTTAGGAGAAAAAGGGAATTGATAATGAAAGATTTTAAATATCATTTCACGTTTAGTTCTCCTTTTTTCGGATAAACTATTACTATCATAATCTATTAGAAAGGAACAATACCAATTGGATTAATAGCATTTGATTTTGCTTGATTCCAAGGTCCTTTATGCAATTCGAAATGCAAATGCTGCCCAGTAGAATCACCAGTGTTACCCATTGTTCCGATACGCTGTCCTTTTGAAACAACATCACCAGCGTTTACAAGACGGCTACCATCTCTCATATGAGCATAAACTGTTGTATATTGCTGTCCGTCAATGTAATGACTAATAAAAATAACTTGTCCATAACTACTTGAAAGATAAGATCTAATGACAACACCATCTGCAGCGGCATAAATTGGCACAGCTCCAGTTGCTGCAATATCAACACCTGCATGGAAAGTACCCCAACGTTGTCCAAGACCTGAAGATACATAGCCTGCTCCTGCTGGGCGAGTGAAATTGCCTGATGATACAGAAGTAGATGGCTTAGAAACACTTTGGGAAGTATTTCCGCTTGATGAGCTAGTTGAAGTTGCTGTTTTCGAACTAGATGATTTAGAGCTTGAAGCTTTTTGTGCTGCAGCTCTTTCAGCAGCAGCCTTTGCTTCCTCTGCTTTTCGTTGTTTTTCTGCTTCCGCCGCTTGTCTTGCTAACTCGGCTTGTCTTTCATTTTCTAATTGTATTGCTTTTTCCATCGCTACCTTTTGATCCTTAAGTAGCTGTTCTTCCTCTTCTAAAGAAAGCATTTCTGCATGTACATTTTTTTCTTCTTTCTTCAGTTGTGCCATTAGTTTATCTTTTTCTTTTTTCTCTGAATTCAACTGAGAATTTAACGATTCTAAATCAGCAAGCATCGTTTCAAGAGAGCTTAATTTTGACTTTAGCTCTGCTTGAGATTGTTCCAATAATTTTTTATCCGCTTCTTGCTCTTTAATTATCGTTTGATCCGCTTCGACGATTGTTGCCACAGCACCAACTCTATCAATAAAATCACTGAAGCTTTGTGACCCCATTAAAACATCCAGGTAATTAACCATACCACCTGTTTGCTGATAAGATCTTGCTCTCTCCTTCAATAATTCATTTCGCTTTTCTATTCTTGCAGTTACTTCTTTAATTTGCTTTTCTAATTTTTTTACTTCTGTTTTCGTAGTGGAAATTTGTTCTTTTTTCTCTGTAATTTTTACCTGTGTACTAGAAATAGAAGTATTTATTCTTTGAAGCTCTGTTTCTACTGATTCTTGTTCTGAATGAATATCACTCAATTTATTACTAGAATCATTTAGTTTTGATTTTACGTCGCTTTGTTTATTCTCAATATCACTTTTTTCCTTATTCAACTCACTAAGAGATGTTTCGGCATATGCAGTTGATGTAGTAGAGGCTGTATAAGCTACGATACTGCTTATACTTAATGCAGATATAAGTGTTATTTTTGCTACTTTCTTTTTCATCTAGTAGAAGCTCCTTCCCCGTATACCAATAAGCAAACTTGGTAAATTTGTTGCTTTCTCTCTGTTTTTTTCAAATAGAATAGCTTGAAGCACTATAGTTCCCGTTCTCCAAGCTATTGACCATAAGACTAATTTTTTTATCGACGACTAACTTACACTTTTAAAAACTTGCGAATACTCATTACAGAACCCCAAATTCCAATTACTGCTCCCATTAGAAGAAGTAATCCACCAACTTGGTATACAAATGGAGTGAAATCTAAAATTTTAATATAGCTTCCTGCTAGCTTCGCAACTAAAAATTGATGCGCATAATAATAAACTGCACTAACCGCAGCTATCGGTATAATGGATCCAACTATGCCAAGCCACATACCTTCTAAGAAAAACGGCCAGCGGATAAACCAATTCGTTGCACCTACTAAACGCATGATTTCAATTTCTTTTCTTCTTGCAACAATTGTAATTTTAATGGTATTGGAAATAAGGAACATCGCTGTAAATAGTAATCCAATAATTAGCACAATCCCAACATTTCTACTCATATCAATTGCACTAAACAGTTTTTCAACTGTCCCTTGTCCATACCTAACCTTTGCAGCATGTTCAAATTTCTCGATCTTTTTAACTACTTCCAGTGTATCTTGTGGATCCTTCGTCTTTACAACAAAGACATCATTTAACGGATTATCCTGTTCAAAGAGTTTAAAGGCATCTCCATCTTCCCCAAGACTACTTATTAGGTTATCTAATTCTTCTCCTTTAGGAGAAAAATTCACAGTTCCCACTTCTGGTAAAGCCTTAATCTCTTCTTCTAGTGCTTTCTGTTCTTCATCAGTTGCCGCTACATCAATATGCACTCTAATTTCAACATTTTCTTCAATGGAAGTCGCTACATGATTTAAATTCATCATAATAACGAAAAATACACCAACAAGGATTAATGTGATGGTTACTGCACTGACAGAGGCAAATGTCATCCAACCGTTACGAAGAAGGCTTTTAAAACTTTCTTTTGTATGTCTAGCTACTGTTCTAGCCTTCATATCCGTATTCACCTCTCGTTTCATCACGCACAATTCTTCCGCCCTCAATGGCAATAACACGATGCTTAATCGTATTTACAATTTCACGATTATGTGTTGCCATTACAATTGTAGTACCTCTATTATTAATCGTTTCAAAGATATTCATGATTTCCCATGACGTCTCAGGGTCTAAATTCCCTGTTGGTTCATCCGCAATCACTAGTTTAGGGGAATTGACAATCGAACGTGCAAGCGAAACACGCTGTTGCTCTCCACCAGATAATTCGGTTGGAAGCATCTTTGCTTTATGCTTTAGTCCAACTAATTCTAATGTCTCCAGCACTTTCTTCTTTATATATTTAGGGTTTTCTTCAATAACCTCTAATGCAAAGGCAACATTTTCAAATACAGTTAACGTAGGAAGAAGCTTGAAATCCTGAAAGACAACTCCCATATTTCTTCTTAACAATGGAACCTTTTTATCTTTTAATTTTTCTAAATTAATACCGTTAATTCGAATACTTCCTTGTGTAGGTTTTTCCTCACGATACATCATTTTAATAAATGTTGATTTACCTGCACCACTTGGTCCTACCACATAAACAAATTCACCTTGATTAATCCTAACATTTATCCCATTAGCGGCTATTACACCGTTAGCGTACTTCTTCATTACATTCTTCATTTCTATCATCTATTATCACACCTGAATTATTTTTTGTATGGATTATGGAAAAGCGAAGAAATTACATTTGAGTTTTAAAACATAAACGAATCACAGAAGAGTATTATGGAAGTGATTTGGTTCATGAATTTATCCTCTGGCAATAAGTTTATTTTTCCCTAACCTATTCTTTCTATTTTTCCATATGATTCAAAAACCAAAATTCGACAACTTTCAACCGACTAAAAGTGACAATCTGAACTATTCTCAGGCTGTCCCCTTACTTACTTAAGCTATTATATCATCATAATACGGCAAATTAATGTAAAAAATTATTACATTTTCTTTTCAAACATAACATAAAGTACTATTGATTTCATCATATGCCAACAATTCCTATTATTATAGTACTACAAATCGACCTAATTCCCCTTATTTTTCGTAATTTTTTTCGATAAATAGTATTATATGCCTAAAAAACAAAAATATTATTGGAATTATTTACATAAAAGCAAACCGTTTTTAGCCTGACACAAAAAATTCACAAATTTACAAGCTTCTCTATAGAGAAAATTCGACAAAATCCTTCTAAAAGATTTCATATTAAAAAAGAGAATATCGACATTTAGTATGAATCCATTTTAAAAAATAGATGACTCAACACTAAAAAGATACTCTCTAAAAAAATCCTGTTTATTTAAAACCTCGTCCTAACACCTCTGAAGCATCCGTTACCACAACAAATGCCGCTTCATCGATAGACTTTACTAATTGCTTTAATTTCATAAATTGTGATTGATCTACGACACACATCAGAATCGGTCTTTCTGAATCTGTATAACCACCATGCGCAGTTAACTTCGTTACACCACGATCAATTTTATTTAAAATTCCTTCTCGTACTTCATCTTGTTTATCTGTAATAATTAAAGTCATCTTCGAGCTACCAAATCCTATTTGCACAAGATCAATGGTTTTGCTAGTCACAAATAATGCAATCAAGGCATATAAACCTTGTTCAATACTAAATACGATAGAAGCAGTAATAACGATAACCCCATCAATTAATGCCACACATTTCCCTAACGAAATTCCCGTGTATTTGTTAATGATTTGTGCAGCTAAATCCGTTCCTCCTGTTGATGCTTTCCCTCTAAATACAATACCAATTCCTAAACCAATACCAATTCCGCCATAAAGAGCGGCTAATAATGGTTCATTTGTCCATGGCTCCAATCCTCTTGATAGGTAAACAACAAATGGCAAAAACACAGTGCCTACAAGCGTTTTTGCTCCAAAGTTTTTCCCTAATAATAGGACTCCTAATATAAATAATGGAATATTAAATGCCCATTGGACATATGCTGGCTCCCACTGAAACATCGCCTTTGTAATCGTGCTTATTCCACTAACTCCGCCAGATGCAATATTATTAGGTAATAAAAACAAATTAAAGGATAAAGCGACAATTGCCGACCCTATTAGCACGTATATATACTCGCGCATTTTCATTCTTCGACACCCCTATTTTCTTGTCAATTTCTGTCACATTTTTTTGGCGTTCTTTATTCGACAATCTTTTTTATTATATAGAAATCGCAAAGAGTATTATCAAAAAAATGACATCATTTTCATATTCAGCAATTTTTTTATAGAAAAAATACAGTCTAAATAGAGGGATTGTTTCTCATTCCCTCTATTTATTAATATTCCATAATCGTTCCATAAAAAAATGAAGTGATTCTTCTCAAGCAGTGAGTATATCACCTAATATTTGAAGTGTAAATAGTGACAAATTAGCGTGGTAAAGTGATGAAAAGCAATTTTTGACCTCGCAAAAATTGCGAGGTCTTTTTAAGCTTATAAAATGAAAATCCAAAAGAGGATAGCAAGTCCGAATCGATAATAGGCAAAGGGAGCTAGCTTAATTTTATTAATTAACTGTAAGAAAAACCTAATAGCTATTAATGCAACGATAAAAGCCGTGAAAAAGCCAGTCAAGAAAAGAGGAAGATCTTCTAGAGATAAATAGTTCCAGCTTTCCAATAAGTCCTTTCCTGTCGCAGCGGCCATAATGGGAATCGCCATAATAAAAGTAAACTCAGATGCTGTTTTGTGATTCATGCCAGCAAGCAATCCCCCAGATAAAGTGGCACCAGAACGGGAAAATCCTGGAACTAACGCAAAGCATTGAAACATTCCTACTGCCAAAGCTTGTCTATAAGTAACCTGATCTAACGTTTCTGCTGTTGTTTTTTTTGGCTTCCATTTCTCGGCCGCAAGCATCAATAGTCCACCAATGATAAGCGTAATCACAACTGTACCTGAACGAAAAAGAACTTCCTTTATAAAATCATAAAATAGAACGCCACCTATTCCAAATGGAATAATTCCAATGGCAATATGAAAAATGCTTAATGTTCCTACATCTTCATCCTTTTGCCATTTCTTTATCCCAATAATACTTAAGATTCTTCTCCAAAACACAAAAACAACCGCAAGAATACTGCCTAATTGAATAATAATTTCAAAGGTTTTTGCTTTTTCACCGGTAAATTCAAGTAAATGCGCTACTAAAATAAGATGACCCGTTGAGGAAACTGGAGCAAACTCCGTTAATCCTTCTACTATTCCTAATATAATTGCAATGATTATCTCCATAAAGTACCTCCTTTTAGAAAGATTCTTGTTAGAAAATTTATCCCTTTCCCCTTTCCACGTTTTCCTTTTTGGGAATCACTCTTTAACCCCAACATCCAAAACGCCTGTCCTTTTAAAATATATTATGAAGAAGAGATTATAGACCGAACATTTTTCAAAAAAAATAGCCACCACTAAGTGATGACTACATCTATTCATTAAGCATTATTAATCTTGGAACGAAGATAAGCATTAACAAAGATATCAAGGTCACCATCCATTACGGATTGTGTGTTTCCTACCTCTGTATTAGTTCGATGATCCTTTACCATGGAATATGGATGGAAAACGTATGAACGGATTTGGCTTCCCCAACCAATTTCCTTTTGCTCACCACGGATTTCTGCAAGCTTTTCTTCTTGTTCTTCAATTTTACGTTGGTATAATTTCGCTTTTAACATTTTCATTGCTGTTTCTCTGTTTTTAATTTGAGAGCGCTCTGTTTGACAGGAAACAACAACACCTGTTGGTATATGTGTAATACGAACGGCAGAGTCGGTTGTATTAATATGCTGACCACCCGCTCCACTTGCACGATACGTATCAATTTTCAAGTCTTCTGTGCGCACTTCGATTTCAATTTCATCATTAAACTCAGGCATTACATCGCAAGAAACGAAACTTGTATGTCTGCGGCCAGAGGAATCAAATGGGGAAATACGAACTAAACGATGAACCCCTTTTTCTGCTTTTAAGTATCCGTATGCGTTATGTCCTTTAATCGCTAACGTTACACTCTTAATTCCAGCTTCGTCGCCTGGTAAATAGTCCAA from Niallia sp. FSL W8-0635 carries:
- a CDS encoding ArsR/SmtB family transcription factor — encoded protein: MSELNDKKESMDPLDTNKHELDEETLFIVSQTFKALSDPTRIKILHLLSRKQHSVNEIAESLNMLQSTVSHQLRFLKNLRLVKYKREGTTMIYSCDDEHVMSVLKQMIDHARHH
- a CDS encoding murein hydrolase activator EnvC family protein — encoded protein: MKKKVAKITLISALSISSIVAYTASTTSTAYAETSLSELNKEKSDIENKQSDVKSKLNDSSNKLSDIHSEQESVETELQRINTSISSTQVKITEKKEQISTTKTEVKKLEKQIKEVTARIEKRNELLKERARSYQQTGGMVNYLDVLMGSQSFSDFIDRVGAVATIVEADQTIIKEQEADKKLLEQSQAELKSKLSSLETMLADLESLNSQLNSEKKEKDKLMAQLKKEEKNVHAEMLSLEEEEQLLKDQKVAMEKAIQLENERQAELARQAAEAEKQRKAEEAKAAAERAAAQKASSSKSSSSKTATSTSSSSGNTSQSVSKPSTSVSSGNFTRPAGAGYVSSGLGQRWGTFHAGVDIAATGAVPIYAAADGVVIRSYLSSSYGQVIFISHYIDGQQYTTVYAHMRDGSRLVNAGDVVSKGQRIGTMGNTGDSTGQHLHFELHKGPWNQAKSNAINPIGIVPF
- the ftsX gene encoding permease-like cell division protein FtsX, with protein sequence MKARTVARHTKESFKSLLRNGWMTFASVSAVTITLILVGVFFVIMMNLNHVATSIEENVEIRVHIDVAATDEEQKALEEEIKALPEVGTVNFSPKGEELDNLISSLGEDGDAFKLFEQDNPLNDVFVVKTKDPQDTLEVVKKIEKFEHAAKVRYGQGTVEKLFSAIDMSRNVGIVLIIGLLFTAMFLISNTIKITIVARRKEIEIMRLVGATNWFIRWPFFLEGMWLGIVGSIIPIAAVSAVYYYAHQFLVAKLAGSYIKILDFTPFVYQVGGLLLLMGAVIGIWGSVMSIRKFLKV
- the ftsE gene encoding cell division ATP-binding protein FtsE, with translation MIEMKNVMKKYANGVIAANGINVRINQGEFVYVVGPSGAGKSTFIKMMYREEKPTQGSIRINGINLEKLKDKKVPLLRRNMGVVFQDFKLLPTLTVFENVAFALEVIEENPKYIKKKVLETLELVGLKHKAKMLPTELSGGEQQRVSLARSIVNSPKLVIADEPTGNLDPETSWEIMNIFETINNRGTTIVMATHNREIVNTIKHRVIAIEGGRIVRDETRGEYGYEG
- a CDS encoding YitT family protein, whose product is MKMREYIYVLIGSAIVALSFNLFLLPNNIASGGVSGISTITKAMFQWEPAYVQWAFNIPLFILGVLLLGKNFGAKTLVGTVFLPFVVYLSRGLEPWTNEPLLAALYGGIGIGLGIGIVFRGKASTGGTDLAAQIINKYTGISLGKCVALIDGVIVITASIVFSIEQGLYALIALFVTSKTIDLVQIGFGSSKMTLIITDKQDEVREGILNKIDRGVTKLTAHGGYTDSERPILMCVVDQSQFMKLKQLVKSIDEAAFVVVTDASEVLGRGFK
- the bacA gene encoding undecaprenyl-diphosphate phosphatase; this translates as MEIIIAIILGIVEGLTEFAPVSSTGHLILVAHLLEFTGEKAKTFEIIIQLGSILAVVFVFWRRILSIIGIKKWQKDEDVGTLSIFHIAIGIIPFGIGGVLFYDFIKEVLFRSGTVVITLIIGGLLMLAAEKWKPKKTTAETLDQVTYRQALAVGMFQCFALVPGFSRSGATLSGGLLAGMNHKTASEFTFIMAIPIMAAATGKDLLESWNYLSLEDLPLFLTGFFTAFIVALIAIRFFLQLINKIKLAPFAYYRFGLAILFWIFIL
- the prfB gene encoding peptide chain release factor 2 (programmed frameshift), encoding MELADIRNELEKINVTLENFRGSLDLENKEARIAMLEDDMLHPDFWNDQQAAQTVISESNALKDQVHEFYKLVETFENLELTYELVKEEDDAELRAELEEELTELVGSLSQFELNLLLSGPYDKNNAILELHPGAGGTESQDWGSMLLRMYTRYAEKKGFKVETLDYLPGDEAGIKSVTLAIKGHNAYGYLKAEKGVHRLVRISPFDSSGRRHTSFVSCDVMPEFNDEIEIEVRTEDLKIDTYRASGAGGQHINTTDSAVRITHIPTGVVVSCQTERSQIKNRETAMKMLKAKLYQRKIEEQEEKLAEIRGEQKEIGWGSQIRSYVFHPYSMVKDHRTNTEVGNTQSVMDGDLDIFVNAYLRSKINNA